The genomic stretch CAGTTCCCGGCAGACCTGCCATCCTCCACCCGAGCGCCTGGAGCCCGTCCGGAGGTCCCGCCATGAAGAGGTCCTGGTTGTTGCTTCCGGCCGTGAGCCTGGCGGCCTTCCTGCCCTGGCCACTTCTGttcctgctgctgccgccgctgctgGCCTGGCTGTGGTCGGGTCTGGAGGTGGCGGACCTGGCCTTCATCCTGACCTTGCTGAGGTGCGGGCTGGACAGCCACGTGCGGCTGACCCGTCGTCCCCCGGTCACCGTGCTGGAGCGCTTTCTGGACGAGGCCCGGCGCCGCCCTCGGCTCCCCTTGCTGGTGTGGGGGGACCGGGTTCACACCTTCGGCCAGCTGGACCGGCGGAGCAGCCAGGCGGCCCGGGCGCTGATGGGGGCGGCCGGGGTGGAGCCCGGGACCTGCGTGGCCGTGCTGCTGCCCAACGGGGTACCCTACGTGTGGGTGACCCTGGCCCTGGCCAAGCTGGGCTGCACCACGGCCTGCCTGAACTGGCACATCCGGGGCCGGGCTCTGAGTCACGCCGTGAGGGCCAGTGAGGCCAAGGTGGTCCTTGCCGATCAGGGTGAGttagggaggaggggcggggacggggagggagaggaagactaggaggaggaggaggaggaggaggacaggaggaagaagaggaggaagaggaggaccaggaaaaggaagagaagcaacatagcttagtggcaagaggatggactcgggagtcagaggccgtgggttctaatcccatctctgccgcttatcaactgtgtgaccttggacaagtcacttaacttctctacgcctcggttccctcatctgtgaaatggggattaagaccgggcggcccacgtaggacaacccgaatgccttgtatctaccccaggactgagaacgctgcttggcacataggaagcgcttaacagataccatcatcattaagagAAGgaccagaaggaagaggaggagggctgggacagagtaagctcttaacaaatacaattatcattattattattattattgtcacacagcagacctgtgacgTAGCTGGAAagacctaggtctttctgactcccgggcccctgctctgccCGCTACGCCACGCCGCATGGAGATCACTCGCATCAGTGTCAGTCTTTTATGGTCCGGGAGTGGGGGGCTGCAGGAGGAtcagagccccaggcaggaccgTGCCCTCACCCCGAGGTCCCGGTAGCCGGCGGGcaaggggagggtggtgggtggaGATCACCCATATGCCACGTCACGGGGTGGGGTgataaaaatcatggtatttgtcaagtgcttactatgtgcctggcactgtactaagtgagcgcTCCTAATGTCAGTAAGTTATTGTAAGCGAAGGATGGGGATAGAATAAGTAAGGATTTAGAGGTCACTGTTGGGTTGATCTGATTTGGGGCATGGGGGATTAAGAAGGgagggctccctggaggagatggagttggggggggggtctcggaaGACCGAGCAAGGGGATCGAAATTCTCCACCTAAACAGTAGCACGACGGAGTTTACGAGACTCTCCGGGTCCGGAGTTCAGGTTCAAAGATCAAagattgggggtcagaggtcgtgttTGTGTTTACCTTTCCCTGACGTGTTGGGAGTGTATAGGGACGCAGTCCAGGGTGCCCGAGTGAGCCCGTCCGCACGCCTTAGCCCCTGACCGGTAGCCCCCGAATCGGACGTGCTGGGGGCCCGCGGAGGGTGGCAGATGTGtgcgtatctgtgtgtgtgtgagacgtCCAGCCAGGTGTGCGTCCCGGGGACGGCTCCTGGGACGCCCGTGTCCTTGCGTGAACCGTCTGGACTGAATCACGATCCCCAGATGCGTCTCTTGGCCCTCGGGACCGGGGCTTTGCCTCTTCCCGTGGAAAGCCGGAGTCGGGTCGGGGGATTTGGTcgaccccctgctcctctctgcgactccccccagccctctccgGAAGTTTTTACATTCACtgagtcgtatttgttgagcgcttactccgtgcagagcactgtgctaagtgcttggaaagcacaattcggcaacagatggagaccatccctacccaacaacggtctcacggtctaggaggaggagacggaccacAGAACAAGGTttatcccttcctcttctctgctccgtttctcagtttcctagactgtaagctcactgtgggcagggagcgtgtctacccactctgttatactgtactctctcaagcgcctggctcagtgctctgcacacagtacgcgctcaatgaataccagtgatggattgatttcccccTCCCGTGGTGGGAAACGTCATGCTCCTGGGCCTCGCTGGACCTCGTTGGACCCCCATCCAGCTgagtctccctctacccccaactCTGACCCTcagccccccttctctctcctccacccccgctCCCACCTGAcagctaagctcgttgtgggccgggaacgggtcttccaactctgttgtactggactctcagcatggcctagtggagagtgcgaggacctgggttctaatcccggctccaccattcatctgctgcatgaccctgggcaagtcgcttcacttgtctgtgcctcagttccctcatctgtaaaatggggatgaagactgtgagagggacagggactgtgtccaatccgatcagtttctatctaccccagctcttagaacagtgctcgattcGGAGtaagcttaacaagtcccattattattatttacagtggtgctctgcacacagtaagggctcaataaataccactgatgatgatatattataaatcgCTTCttcattcatataaatgtctcccCCCGGACTGTTAGCTTGTGACAGACAGGGAACGCGCCTGCTAATTCCGTttcgttgtactgtcccaagcgcttaatatttggccatccctaagtcctcctttcctcttctcccactcccttctgcgtcgcaccgacttgctccctttattcatctccccgctcccagccccgcaccacttatatccatatctgaaATTTCTCTATTcccatcgatgtctgtctccccctctagactatcagctcgctgtgggcagcggaatgtgtctgttctattgttctatcgtactgtcccggaacgcatctgctaattccgttctctcgcactctcccacatgctaaataagcgctccataaatgcgaccgactgatggattgattgactgttgctgACAGAGTTCAGCGACGCGGTGGAGGAGATCCTGCCGACGCTGCGAGAGGAGGGGGTCCGTGTCTTCTTCCTGAGCGCCTCGTCCTCGATCCCGGGGGTGGAGCCGCTGCTGGGCCACGTGGACGCCGCGTCCCCCGAACCCATCTCCCCGGCCCTCCGCCAGGGCGTCACCAAAGACTCCACCGCCTTCTACATCTTCACCTCGGGGACCACAGGTGAGGGTAACCCCGGCACCCACAGATGCttggctcttcctctcctccctccttcacaacgtgtggcagagtggagagagcacgaccctgggagtcggaggacgtgggttctaatcctgcctccgggtaggtgaccttgggcgagtcacttcgcttctccgggcctcatctggaaaatggggattaagactgtgagccccatgcaggccgGGTTGTGTCCgccctgatcaccgtgtatccaccccagtgcttagaacggtgcttggcatgtagtaagcacttaacgaatgttattattattgttattattatgttctccgTGCTCCCCCGACTGCGGTACCCTAATCTGCTGAGGAGCAGTCAGTTTAggtgcttactgcgcgcagagcactgggctaagtgcttgggagagtacaatagagcaatatggcagcagattccctgctcacggaTATTGGGGAATATATATTactgtataatgataataatatacataatataatataaataataatgtaaaGCATTAATGCAATGatagattattataataatagaaaGTATTACTTTTGATCTTCACCCTATTCCAAAGTACCGGTCTCCCCCAAGTCCGTAACTTCAACCCtagcccccccggccctcctcagATCCTTCTCAGATGCTTCCAGAACCTCCAGTTTAAtgtcccccaccttccccagctGCTCCTAGCTCCCGGGCCTCAGACCCCCTCCCATTTCTCATCCCCCAGGCCTCCCCAAAGCAGCGGTTCTGACACACAACAAGGTGCTGCAGATCGCCAACCTGCAGTACATGTGTGGGGTCTCGAAGACGGACGTGATGTACACGGCTCTGCCGCTCTACCACGCTTCTGCCCTGTTCATTGGGATCATGGGCTGCATCGAGATGGGTAAGAGGGCACGTGAGGGAGGGGTCAGGAGATGGGGCAGATGCTGATCGGGCGCAGCCGCTCCCGCTCGTCCCGTCCGGCTGGACCCcgaggagggcgggggccggggggagagacggAACTGGGAGGCCACCCGGGGCAACAGGGGCAGGGCAGCTGAGGGGGActctggtgtaataataataattatggtatttgttaagggcttactatgtgacaggcaccgttctgagcaccgtACCCTCGCTGGGGTCTCCTCACTCGGTGCCCAAGGCCGGGGTGTGGTCTCGCCATTTCCCAAATAGCTGCCCAGAGAAGCTCGGTGTGTGGAGCGGCTCTGTGCCCAGTGGCCTGGttgtggaggagagagaacagcgggGATTTCAGTCCGTCACCACATCCCTTcaatcccaccttcaaaacatcgctgaaatcggccctttcctctccatccaaagtactTCTACGTTActgtaatcactcatcctatcccgcctggatgtccgcatcagcctcctcgctgatctcccaacctcctgcctccccctactccagtccatacttcactccgctgaccgGATCACCtttcaacagaaacgttcaggacacgtcaccccccgcctcaaaaatctccagtggatgcccatccacctccgtctcATCGCTGCTCATAAAACTCCTCatcgctggctttaaagcaatccatcacctcgccccctcctacctcacctgtcttctctccttctccaacccagtccacatactttcctcctctggtgctgaccttctccctgggcctccatctctcctgcctcagcAATGACCctaggcccacgtcctccctcctcaaattactCAATTaccatccccatcttcaaagccttatcgaaggcccatctcctccaagaggccttcccagattaagccccgcttttcctcgcctcccattcccttctgcgtcaccctgacgtgctccttttgctcttcccccgccccccaccggccccacagcacttatgcaattatctgtaatttaatttattgagtCGATGtccgtttatttgtactgatgtccgtctccacccccctctagactgtgagctcgttgtaggaagggattgtcactgtttattgttcactcaattcattcattcagtagtattcgttgagcgcttactacgtgcagagcaccgtactgagcgcttggaacgtacaaatcggcaacagagatcatccctgcccaatgacgggctcacggtctaatcggactattgttgtactgtgctttcccaagcgctcagtacgatgttctgcccacagtaagcgcttaataaatacgattgattgaatgaatgaatagatatcatcgttgttattacaTAAGTGCaacgggggctgaggagggagacgaatgaagggagcaagtcagcgcgacgccgaagggagtattgattaaatgcttattgtgtgcagagcactgtactaagcgctgggagagaatatataaGCGGGAATCAGACGCGGACCCTGGcgttgaggggcttacagtcgccGCCTGCCACCTCTCCAGGGATCCCCTGCGTGCTGAGCCCCAAGTTCTCGGCCTCCCAGTTCTGGGATGACTGTCGCCGGCACCGTGTCACCGTCATCCTGTACGTGGGAGAGGTCCTACGCTACCTGTGTGCCACCCCCCAGGTAACCcgcgccctcccacccccacgggACCCCCGGacctccggccccccgcctctgCTTGCCCCACCCCGATCCCGCGGGCCACCGGaggggtctaatggaaagagctcaggacaggGAGCcagattcccgactctgccagagatctgctgtatgaacttctcagacaggtcacttggcttctccgtgcctcggtttcctcatctataaaatggggattaaatccctgttctccttcctccttagacgcTGAGCCAGTCtaaggtgtggggcagggactgtgtctgacctggacggagccctggtctgggagtcagaaggacccgggttctaatcccggctccgccactagtctgccgcgtgacactgggcaagtcgcttcgcttctctgggcctcggtgacctcgtctgtaaaacggggatgaagaccgtgagcccctcgtaggacagggaccgtgtccaatctggttaccttgaatctaccccagcgctgagtacagtgcctggcacgtagtaagcacttaacaaataccacagatataattatttttattagtaagagaccctgcccctgcccctctcctctggggagggagaggcagggagaaggatgACTTGACCTTCCACCCCCAACCTTCTCTTCTCTAT from Ornithorhynchus anatinus isolate Pmale09 chromosome 10, mOrnAna1.pri.v4, whole genome shotgun sequence encodes the following:
- the SLC27A5 gene encoding bile acyl-CoA synthetase, translated to MKRSWLLLPAVSLAAFLPWPLLFLLLPPLLAWLWSGLEVADLAFILTLLRCGLDSHVRLTRRPPVTVLERFLDEARRRPRLPLLVWGDRVHTFGQLDRRSSQAARALMGAAGVEPGTCVAVLLPNGVPYVWVTLALAKLGCTTACLNWHIRGRALSHAVRASEAKVVLADQEFSDAVEEILPTLREEGVRVFFLSASSSIPGVEPLLGHVDAASPEPISPALRQGVTKDSTAFYIFTSGTTGLPKAAVLTHNKVLQIANLQYMCGVSKTDVMYTALPLYHASALFIGIMGCIEMGIPCVLSPKFSASQFWDDCRRHRVTVILYVGEVLRYLCATPQRDNDRDHSVRLVLGNGLRPEVWEQFLNRFGPVRVREFYGSTEGNVGFINYTGRLGAVGKSFFLYRMLCPFELIQFDTEKEEPVRDSKGFCIPVLPGQTGLLLTRVTSFNPFSGYKGSPSQTEQKLLRNVRRKGDFYFNTGDLLALDADGLLYFRDRIGDTFRWKGENVSTREVEATLAVLDFLKEVNVYGVPVPGHEGKIGMMAVQLAPGRALDGQRLYAHVRRTLSGFAAPNFVRVQEALKITGTFKLMKARLVREGFDPGTISEPLYVLNNKEKTFQPLTRDIYQAILDGKWRL